One Pseudomonas entomophila genomic window carries:
- a CDS encoding XRE family transcriptional regulator has protein sequence MCIERMEAVRIVPAMNMDKWIALVRERIEELDISQEQLAERVGVSQGSIGHWLKKRRQPRVDSMNRTFIELGMPHYQVSMQLRVLGQVGEERARYGVEDEDDDDGLAKYFVCFRYPVRDWASLGQEQGAPDVFEQTDYLAQGKAFWLTVENDTMSAASGRSVPEGVRILVDDGVAAEPGRLVIARLPGKSAIFRQLAEEGGQRYLKALNNIYPTLVCEEGCEFLGVVVRMHGVL, from the coding sequence ATGTGTATTGAACGCATGGAGGCAGTCCGTATCGTGCCTGCGATGAATATGGACAAATGGATCGCCCTCGTCCGGGAACGGATCGAGGAGCTCGATATCTCCCAGGAACAGCTTGCCGAACGCGTTGGGGTTTCCCAGGGCAGCATCGGTCACTGGCTGAAGAAGCGGCGCCAACCCCGGGTCGACTCGATGAACCGCACGTTCATCGAACTGGGCATGCCGCACTACCAGGTCAGCATGCAGCTGCGTGTGCTGGGGCAGGTGGGTGAGGAACGGGCGCGTTATGGTGTCGAGGACGAGGATGACGACGACGGGCTGGCGAAGTACTTTGTGTGCTTCCGCTATCCGGTGCGTGACTGGGCCTCGTTGGGTCAGGAGCAGGGAGCGCCCGATGTCTTCGAGCAGACCGACTACCTGGCCCAGGGCAAGGCGTTCTGGTTGACGGTTGAAAACGACACCATGAGCGCGGCCAGCGGCAGAAGTGTGCCCGAGGGGGTTCGGATCCTGGTCGATGACGGTGTGGCTGCCGAGCCGGGGCGCCTGGTGATTGCCCGGTTACCGGGCAAATCCGCGATCTTTCGGCAGTTGGCCGAGGAGGGTGGGCAGCGGTATCTAAAGGCGCTTAACAACATCTATCCGACGCTGGTGTGCGAGGAGGGGTGCGAGTTTCTAGGTGTCGTGGTGCGGATGCACGGGGTGCTCTAG
- a CDS encoding acetyl/propionyl/methylcrotonyl-CoA carboxylase subunit alpha — translation MSRPTLTTLLVANRGEIACRVMRTAKAMGLTTVAVHSATDREACHSREADIRVDLGGTKAAESYLVIDKLIAAAKASGAQAIHPGYGFLSENAGFARAIEQAGLIFLGPPASAIDAMGSKSAAKALMEAAGVPLVPGYHGEAQDLETFRAAAERIGYPVLLKASAGGGGKGMKVVEDESQLADALASAQREAQSSFGDARMLVEKYVLKPRHVEIQVFADQHGNCLYLNERDCSIQRRHQKVVEEAPAPGLSPDLRKAMGEAAVRAAQAIGYVGAGTVEFLLDARGEFFFMEMNTRLQVEHPVTEAITGLDLVAWQVRVACGEPLPITQEQVPLMGHAIEVRLYAEDPANEFLPATGTLALYRESAPGEGRRVDSGVSEGDVVSPFYDPMLGKLIAWGQDREQARLRLLAMLDEFAIGGLKTNIAFLRRILAHPAFAEAELDTGFIPRHQDVLLPAPQPLPALFWEAAAEAWLQSEPAQQRKDDRASPWAARDGLRLGLPARSSLHLQCEGHEQAVALERSAPSTYRLLGEQLCHDQDGLRRRHLAVRRGDTLYLQWQGELHAISVHDPIAAAEASHSHQGGLGAPMNGSIVRVLVEPGQVVEAGTALVVLEAMKMEHSIRAPHDGVVKALFCQEGDMVSEGTVLVELEEA, via the coding sequence ATGAGCCGCCCCACCCTCACCACCCTGCTGGTCGCCAACCGCGGCGAGATCGCCTGCCGGGTGATGCGCACCGCCAAGGCCATGGGCCTGACCACCGTGGCCGTGCACAGCGCCACCGACCGCGAGGCGTGCCACAGCCGCGAAGCGGACATCCGCGTCGACCTCGGTGGCACCAAGGCCGCCGAGAGCTACCTGGTGATCGACAAGCTGATCGCCGCAGCCAAGGCCAGCGGCGCCCAGGCCATCCACCCGGGCTATGGCTTTCTCTCGGAAAACGCCGGCTTCGCCCGCGCCATCGAGCAGGCCGGGCTGATCTTCCTCGGCCCACCGGCCAGCGCCATCGACGCCATGGGCAGCAAGTCAGCGGCCAAGGCGCTGATGGAGGCCGCCGGGGTGCCGCTGGTGCCGGGCTACCACGGCGAGGCCCAGGACCTGGAGACCTTCCGCGCCGCCGCCGAGCGCATCGGTTACCCGGTGCTGCTCAAGGCCAGCGCCGGGGGCGGCGGCAAGGGCATGAAGGTGGTCGAGGACGAAAGCCAGCTGGCCGACGCCCTGGCCTCGGCGCAGCGTGAAGCGCAGTCGTCGTTCGGCGATGCACGGATGCTGGTCGAGAAGTACGTGCTCAAGCCACGCCATGTGGAAATCCAGGTGTTCGCCGACCAGCATGGCAACTGCCTGTACCTCAACGAGCGCGATTGCTCGATCCAGCGCCGCCACCAGAAAGTGGTCGAGGAAGCACCGGCCCCGGGCCTGTCCCCTGACCTGCGCAAAGCCATGGGCGAGGCGGCGGTACGCGCAGCCCAGGCTATCGGCTATGTCGGCGCCGGCACCGTGGAGTTCCTGCTCGACGCCCGGGGCGAATTCTTCTTCATGGAGATGAACACCCGCCTGCAGGTGGAGCACCCGGTCACCGAAGCCATCACCGGGCTCGACCTGGTGGCCTGGCAGGTCCGCGTGGCCTGCGGCGAGCCGCTGCCGATCACCCAGGAGCAAGTGCCGTTGATGGGCCATGCCATCGAGGTGCGGCTGTATGCGGAAGACCCGGCCAATGAATTCCTGCCGGCCACCGGCACCCTGGCGCTGTACCGCGAGTCGGCGCCGGGCGAAGGGCGCCGGGTGGACAGCGGCGTCAGCGAGGGTGACGTGGTGTCGCCCTTCTACGACCCGATGCTGGGCAAGCTGATCGCCTGGGGCCAGGACCGCGAACAGGCGCGCCTGCGGCTGCTGGCGATGCTTGATGAGTTCGCCATTGGTGGGTTGAAGACCAATATCGCCTTCCTGCGCCGCATTCTCGCGCACCCGGCGTTCGCAGAGGCCGAGCTGGACACCGGTTTCATTCCACGTCATCAGGACGTCTTGCTGCCTGCGCCGCAGCCCTTGCCGGCACTGTTCTGGGAAGCCGCCGCCGAAGCCTGGCTGCAGAGCGAGCCGGCGCAGCAGCGCAAGGACGACCGCGCTTCGCCGTGGGCTGCCCGCGATGGCCTGCGCCTGGGCCTGCCGGCGCGCAGCAGCCTGCACTTGCAGTGCGAGGGGCATGAGCAGGCGGTGGCGCTGGAGCGCAGCGCGCCTTCTACCTATCGATTGCTGGGTGAGCAGCTGTGCCACGATCAGGACGGCTTGCGCCGTCGTCATCTGGCGGTGCGTCGGGGCGATACCCTGTACCTGCAATGGCAGGGTGAACTGCATGCCATCAGCGTTCATGACCCGATCGCTGCAGCCGAGGCCAGCCACAGCCACCAGGGCGGGCTGGGCGCGCCCATGAACGGCAGCATCGTGCGGGTGCTGGTCGAGCCGGGGCAGGTGGTCGAGGCCGGCACCGCGCTGGTGGTGCTGGAGGCGATGAAGATGGAGCACAGCATTCGTGCGCCGCATGATGGGGTGGTGAAGGCGCTGTTCTGCCAGGAGGGGGATATGGTCAGCGAAGGGACGGTGTTGGTGGAGTTGGAGGAGGCGTAA
- a CDS encoding DUF4880 domain-containing protein produces MTRLLLPLEHDPRSAEQSSDDALLHALKRLPRRVQQVFLLNRLDQVGFAEIGERLDLPLINIERHMNQALQTARAPGDALASIAGQWYVRLQSPQVTASERIDFRRWLDANPEHLRAFHETELQWRSLLAPARQLGHDGWYRQGRAALSLGGCSIAVGLAIAALTALGLLSL; encoded by the coding sequence ATGACCCGCCTGCTGCTGCCCCTTGAGCATGACCCACGCAGCGCCGAGCAAAGCAGCGACGACGCGTTGCTGCACGCCCTCAAGCGCCTGCCCCGTCGGGTCCAGCAAGTGTTCCTGCTCAACCGCCTCGACCAGGTCGGTTTCGCCGAGATCGGCGAACGCCTCGACCTGCCCTTGATCAACATCGAACGCCACATGAACCAGGCCCTGCAGACCGCCCGTGCGCCGGGTGATGCCCTGGCGAGCATTGCCGGCCAGTGGTACGTGCGCCTGCAGAGCCCGCAGGTGACCGCCAGCGAGCGTATCGATTTTCGCCGCTGGCTGGATGCCAACCCTGAACACCTGCGCGCCTTCCACGAAACCGAACTGCAATGGCGCAGCCTGCTGGCGCCGGCGCGGCAACTGGGACATGACGGCTGGTACCGGCAAGGGCGCGCGGCGCTGTCACTGGGCGGCTGCTCGATTGCCGTGGGGCTTGCCATTGCAGCCCTGACCGCATTGGGTTTGCTCTCCTTGTAG
- a CDS encoding gamma-carboxygeranoyl-CoA hydratase: protein MSDFATIELVKDPRGFATLWLSREDKNNAFNAQMIRELIVALDQLSENAGLRFVVLRGRGRHFSAGADLAWMQQSAELDFNTNLDDAHELGELMYALHRLKAPTLAVVQGAAFGGALGLISCCDMAIGAEDAQLCLSEVRIGLAPAVISPFVVKAIGERAARRYALTAERFSGLRARDLGLLAEVYPAAELDMQVEAWVDNLLQNSPQALRATKDLLREVDDGELSPALRRYCENTIARIRVSAEGQEGLRAFLEKRRPAWQTEHKKEPRP from the coding sequence ATGAGCGACTTCGCGACTATCGAACTGGTCAAGGACCCTCGCGGTTTCGCCACCCTGTGGCTGAGCCGGGAAGACAAGAACAACGCCTTCAATGCGCAGATGATCCGCGAGCTGATCGTCGCCCTCGACCAGCTGAGCGAGAACGCCGGCCTGCGCTTCGTGGTGCTGCGCGGCCGTGGCCGGCACTTCAGTGCCGGCGCGGATCTGGCCTGGATGCAGCAGTCGGCCGAGCTGGATTTCAACACCAACCTCGACGATGCCCATGAGCTGGGCGAACTGATGTACGCCCTGCACCGGCTCAAGGCCCCGACCCTGGCCGTGGTGCAAGGCGCGGCCTTCGGCGGCGCGCTGGGGCTGATCAGTTGCTGCGACATGGCCATCGGCGCCGAAGACGCCCAGCTGTGCCTGTCGGAAGTGCGCATCGGCCTCGCCCCGGCGGTGATCAGCCCGTTCGTGGTCAAGGCCATCGGCGAGCGCGCCGCGCGCCGCTACGCCCTCACCGCCGAGCGCTTCAGCGGCCTGCGCGCCCGCGACCTGGGCCTGCTGGCCGAGGTGTACCCGGCCGCCGAGCTGGACATGCAAGTCGAGGCCTGGGTCGACAACCTGCTGCAGAACAGCCCCCAGGCCCTGCGCGCCACCAAGGACCTGCTGCGCGAAGTGGACGATGGCGAGCTGAGCCCGGCGCTGCGCCGCTACTGCGAGAACACCATCGCCCGCATCCGCGTCAGCGCCGAAGGCCAGGAGGGCCTGCGCGCCTTCCTGGAGAAACGCCGCCCCGCCTGGCAAACCGAGCACAAGAAGGAGCCGCGCCCATGA
- a CDS encoding carboxyl transferase domain-containing protein — protein sequence MATLHTQINPRSAEFASNSAAMLEQVDHLRGLLAHIAQGGGPKAQQRHTSRGKLLPRERIDRLLDPGSAFLEIGQLAAHEVYGEDVPAAGVIAGIGRVEGVECMIVANDATVKGGSYYPLTVKKHLRAQTIALQNRLPCIYLVDSGGANLPRQDEVFPDREHFGRIFFNQANMSALGIPQIAVVMGSCTAGGAYVPAMADEAIMVRQQATIFLAGPPLVKAATGEVVSAEDLGGADVHCRTSGVADHYADNDEHALAIARRSVANLNWHKQGKLQCQAPIAPLYNAEELYGVVPADAKQPFDVREVIARLVDGSVFDEFKALFGTTLVCGFAHLHGYPVAILANNGILFAEAAQKGAHFIELACQRGIPLLFLQNITGFMVGKKYEEGGIAKHGAKLVTAVACAQVPKFTVIIGGSFGAGNYGMCGRAYDPRFLWMWPNARIGVMGAEQAAGVLAQVKREQSERSGEVFSADDEKKLKQPILDQYERQGHPYYSSARLWDDGVIDPAQTRDVLGLALSAALNAPIEQSRFGIFRM from the coding sequence ATGGCTACCCTGCATACCCAGATCAACCCGCGCTCGGCGGAGTTCGCCAGCAACAGCGCGGCCATGCTCGAACAGGTCGACCACCTGCGCGGCCTGCTCGCCCATATCGCTCAGGGCGGTGGGCCGAAGGCTCAGCAGCGCCACACCTCGCGCGGCAAGCTGCTGCCCCGCGAGCGTATCGACCGCCTGCTCGACCCGGGCTCGGCGTTTCTCGAGATCGGCCAGCTGGCCGCCCATGAAGTGTATGGCGAGGACGTGCCGGCTGCGGGTGTGATCGCCGGCATCGGCCGCGTCGAAGGCGTGGAATGCATGATCGTGGCCAACGACGCCACGGTCAAAGGCGGTTCTTATTACCCGCTGACGGTGAAGAAGCACCTGCGCGCCCAGACCATCGCCCTGCAGAACCGCCTGCCATGCATCTACCTGGTGGACTCCGGTGGCGCCAACCTGCCACGCCAGGACGAGGTGTTCCCGGACCGCGAGCACTTCGGGCGGATCTTCTTCAACCAGGCCAACATGAGCGCCCTGGGCATCCCGCAGATCGCCGTGGTGATGGGCTCGTGCACGGCGGGCGGCGCCTATGTGCCGGCCATGGCCGACGAGGCGATCATGGTGCGCCAGCAGGCGACCATCTTCCTGGCCGGCCCGCCTCTGGTTAAGGCTGCGACCGGCGAGGTGGTCAGCGCCGAGGACCTTGGCGGCGCCGATGTGCACTGCCGCACCAGCGGCGTGGCCGACCATTATGCCGACAACGACGAGCACGCCCTGGCCATCGCCCGGCGCAGCGTGGCCAACCTCAACTGGCACAAGCAGGGCAAGCTGCAGTGCCAGGCCCCCATCGCGCCGCTTTACAACGCCGAGGAGCTGTACGGCGTGGTGCCGGCCGACGCCAAGCAGCCGTTCGACGTGCGCGAGGTGATCGCGCGCCTGGTCGACGGTTCGGTGTTCGATGAGTTCAAGGCGCTGTTCGGCACCACCCTGGTGTGCGGCTTCGCCCACCTGCACGGCTACCCGGTGGCGATCCTGGCCAACAATGGCATCCTCTTCGCCGAGGCCGCGCAAAAAGGCGCGCACTTCATCGAACTGGCCTGCCAGCGCGGCATCCCGCTGCTGTTCCTGCAGAACATCACCGGCTTCATGGTTGGCAAGAAGTACGAGGAAGGCGGCATCGCCAAGCACGGCGCCAAGCTGGTGACCGCCGTGGCCTGCGCCCAGGTGCCGAAGTTCACGGTGATCATCGGCGGCAGCTTCGGCGCCGGCAACTATGGCATGTGCGGCCGCGCCTACGACCCGCGTTTCCTGTGGATGTGGCCCAATGCGCGCATCGGTGTGATGGGCGCCGAACAGGCGGCCGGGGTACTGGCCCAGGTCAAGCGCGAACAAAGCGAGCGCAGTGGCGAGGTGTTCAGCGCGGACGACGAGAAGAAGCTCAAGCAGCCGATCCTCGACCAGTACGAGCGCCAGGGCCACCCCTACTACTCCAGCGCCCGGCTGTGGGATGACGGTGTCATCGACCCGGCGCAGACCCGCGACGTGCTCGGCCTGGCGCTGTCCGCCGCGCTGAACGCCCCGATCGAACAGAGCCGCTTCGGCATTTTCCGGATGTGA
- a CDS encoding Csu type fimbrial protein: MKVFKAWLMFGALLLPGGAAWALCSSVATAPAAFGSINSTLVRTTVQNASTTNAGLQCTGSLVSLLVSSDHFYATITSATSGLVGPTGDVIPYTIYADNTTSYPISRGVQFDFARNGILDALGLLNGPTPKTVPLYLKTVVGANVAAGVYQETLNIAWSWNYCSGIGIGNICLGRDIGSGNQSIVVSLTVTNDCQITTPNISFGSAPVVAGFGTVSQSISLSCTKGSTYTVGLDDGQNVSGGRRRMKSAANNYLAYDIFKSAGAVRWGSLTTARRASSDADVNPGAGTGTGSQVFNYNAKVYTDQATPPAATYTDNVILDVQF; encoded by the coding sequence ATGAAGGTATTCAAGGCCTGGCTGATGTTCGGCGCTTTGCTGCTGCCTGGTGGGGCCGCGTGGGCGCTGTGTTCATCGGTGGCCACCGCCCCGGCGGCCTTCGGCTCGATCAACTCGACCCTGGTGCGCACCACGGTGCAGAACGCCTCCACCACCAACGCCGGGTTGCAGTGCACCGGCTCGCTGGTGTCGCTGCTGGTCAGCTCCGATCACTTCTACGCCACCATCACCTCCGCCACCAGCGGGCTGGTGGGGCCGACCGGCGATGTCATTCCCTATACGATCTATGCCGACAACACCACCAGCTACCCGATCAGCCGCGGCGTGCAGTTCGACTTCGCCCGCAACGGCATCCTCGACGCCCTCGGGCTGCTCAACGGCCCCACGCCCAAGACCGTGCCGCTGTACCTGAAGACCGTGGTCGGCGCCAACGTCGCGGCGGGTGTTTACCAGGAGACGCTGAACATCGCCTGGAGCTGGAACTACTGCTCGGGCATCGGCATTGGCAACATCTGCCTGGGGCGTGATATCGGCAGCGGCAACCAGAGCATCGTGGTCAGCCTCACGGTGACCAACGACTGCCAGATCACCACGCCCAACATCAGCTTTGGCAGCGCGCCGGTGGTGGCGGGGTTCGGTACGGTAAGCCAGAGCATCAGTTTGTCGTGCACCAAGGGCAGCACCTACACGGTGGGGTTGGATGACGGGCAGAACGTCTCGGGCGGGCGGCGGCGGATGAAGTCGGCGGCCAACAACTATCTGGCCTATGACATCTTCAAGAGTGCTGGTGCGGTGCGCTGGGGCTCACTGACCACGGCGCGGCGGGCGAGCAGCGATGCCGATGTGAACCCAGGGGCGGGCACCGGCACGGGGAGCCAGGTGTTCAACTACAACGCCAAGGTGTACACCGACCAGGCCACGCCGCCGGCGGCGACCTATACCGACAACGTGATCCTGGATGTGCAGTTCTAG
- a CDS encoding DUF6124 family protein, translated as MSSSKDTETDLDEEAARRALDYYLNPAPTAAELERSLWTLREGVSSAQASEHAMALLRCASATAQETGAHLQGTTREVVFALMHMINMARALLEQRHAMEKTSI; from the coding sequence ATGAGCAGTTCGAAAGATACGGAAACAGATCTCGACGAAGAAGCCGCCCGCCGCGCCCTCGACTACTACCTCAACCCCGCCCCCACCGCCGCTGAGCTGGAGCGCTCGCTCTGGACCCTGCGCGAAGGTGTGAGTAGCGCGCAGGCCAGCGAACACGCCATGGCCCTGCTGCGCTGCGCCTCGGCCACGGCACAGGAAACCGGCGCCCATCTGCAGGGCACGACGCGGGAAGTGGTGTTTGCGTTGATGCACATGATCAACATGGCCCGTGCGTTGCTGGAGCAGCGCCACGCCATGGAGAAAACATCGATCTGA
- a CDS encoding M14 family metallopeptidase yields MTVTLSPLHIDCDFDSGNILVKDASNPAHVHLDIRKDSHSDHFQWFHFKASGLTPGQAHRFSLDNAHASSYKNAWDGYHAVASYDQQSWFRVPSQFDGKALSFELKAEQAQAWFAYFEPYPRARHNQLIERATKIPGVELLASGRSVQGRDIPLLRAGNGAAGKRKLWIIAQQHPGEHMAEWFMEGVIDALDKNGAVIQQLLAKADLYLIPNMNPDGAFLGHLRTNFKGKDLNRAWQDASVELSPEVFFAQSQMKLHGVDAFIDAHGDEEIPHVFTAACEGNPGYTPRIEKLEEQFRSTLCSLTPDFQTQYGYTRDEPGQANMTLACNAVGQAHDCLSLTLEMPFKDHDDAPNPRTGWSGERSKALAGAVLETLLKMVDNLR; encoded by the coding sequence ATGACCGTGACGCTCTCCCCGCTGCACATCGACTGCGATTTCGACTCCGGCAACATTCTGGTCAAGGACGCCAGTAACCCCGCGCACGTCCACCTGGACATCCGCAAGGACAGCCACAGCGACCACTTCCAGTGGTTCCACTTCAAGGCCAGTGGCCTCACTCCAGGTCAAGCCCACCGTTTCAGCCTGGACAACGCCCACGCGTCCTCCTACAAGAACGCCTGGGACGGCTACCACGCCGTGGCCTCCTACGACCAGCAGAGCTGGTTCCGCGTGCCCAGCCAGTTCGACGGCAAGGCCCTGAGTTTCGAGCTCAAGGCCGAACAAGCGCAGGCCTGGTTCGCCTATTTCGAGCCCTACCCCCGCGCTCGCCACAACCAGCTGATCGAGCGCGCCACGAAGATCCCCGGCGTCGAACTGCTGGCCAGCGGGCGCAGCGTGCAGGGCCGCGACATTCCGCTGCTGCGCGCGGGCAATGGCGCGGCCGGCAAGCGCAAGCTATGGATCATCGCCCAGCAGCACCCGGGCGAGCACATGGCCGAATGGTTCATGGAGGGCGTGATCGACGCCCTTGATAAAAACGGCGCGGTCATCCAGCAACTGCTGGCCAAGGCCGACCTGTACCTGATCCCCAACATGAACCCGGATGGCGCCTTCCTCGGCCACCTGCGCACCAACTTCAAGGGCAAGGACCTCAACCGCGCCTGGCAGGACGCCAGCGTGGAGCTGAGCCCCGAGGTGTTCTTCGCCCAGAGCCAGATGAAGCTGCATGGGGTGGATGCATTCATCGATGCCCACGGCGACGAAGAGATTCCCCACGTGTTCACCGCGGCCTGTGAGGGCAACCCGGGGTACACGCCACGGATCGAGAAGCTGGAGGAGCAGTTCCGCAGCACCCTGTGCAGCCTGACGCCGGACTTCCAGACGCAATACGGCTACACCCGCGACGAACCGGGCCAGGCCAACATGACCCTGGCCTGCAATGCCGTGGGCCAGGCCCATGATTGCCTGTCGCTGACCCTGGAAATGCCGTTCAAGGACCATGACGATGCGCCGAATCCGCGCACCGGTTGGTCGGGCGAGCGGTCGAAGGCGTTGGCCGGAGCGGTGCTGGAGACGCTGCTGAAGATGGTCGATAACCTGCGCTGA
- a CDS encoding isovaleryl-CoA dehydrogenase, with product MHYPSLNFALGETIDMLRDQVRTFAAAELAPRAAQIDHDNLFPADMWRKFGDMGLLGITVPEEYGGAGLGYLAHVVSMEEISRASASVALSYGAHSNLCVNQINRNGTHEQKLKYLPKLISGEHIGALAMSEPNAGSDVVSMKLRAEKRGDRYVLNGSKTWITNGPDANTYVIYAKTDLDKGPHGITAFIVERDWKGFTRSNKFDKLGMRGSNTCELFFDDVEVPEENILGQLNGGVRVLMSGLDYERVVLAGGPTGIMQSCMDLVVPYIHDRKQFGQSIGEFQLIQGKIADMYTQLNASRAYLYAVAQACDRAETTRKDAAGVILYTAERATQMALEAIQILGGNGYINEFPAGRLLRDAKLYEIGAGTSEIRRMLIGRELFNETR from the coding sequence ATGCATTACCCCAGCCTGAACTTCGCCTTGGGCGAAACCATCGACATGCTCCGCGACCAGGTGCGCACCTTCGCCGCCGCCGAACTGGCGCCACGCGCCGCGCAGATCGACCACGACAACCTGTTCCCCGCCGACATGTGGCGCAAGTTCGGCGACATGGGCCTGCTGGGCATCACCGTTCCTGAAGAATACGGCGGCGCCGGCCTGGGCTACCTGGCCCACGTGGTGTCGATGGAAGAGATCAGCCGCGCCTCGGCCTCGGTGGCCCTGTCGTACGGCGCCCACTCCAACCTGTGCGTCAACCAGATCAACCGCAACGGCACCCACGAGCAGAAGCTCAAGTACCTGCCCAAGCTGATCAGCGGCGAGCACATCGGCGCCCTGGCCATGAGCGAGCCCAACGCCGGCTCCGACGTGGTATCGATGAAGCTGCGCGCCGAAAAGCGCGGCGACCGCTATGTGCTCAACGGCAGCAAGACCTGGATCACCAACGGCCCCGACGCCAACACCTACGTGATCTACGCCAAGACCGACCTGGACAAGGGCCCCCACGGCATCACCGCGTTCATCGTCGAGCGCGACTGGAAAGGCTTCACCCGCAGCAACAAGTTCGACAAGCTGGGCATGCGCGGCTCCAACACCTGCGAGCTGTTCTTCGATGACGTCGAAGTGCCGGAGGAAAACATCCTCGGCCAGCTCAACGGCGGCGTGCGCGTGCTGATGAGCGGCCTGGACTACGAGCGTGTGGTGCTCGCCGGCGGCCCCACCGGCATCATGCAGAGCTGCATGGACCTGGTCGTCCCGTACATCCATGACCGCAAGCAGTTCGGCCAGAGCATCGGCGAATTCCAGCTGATCCAGGGCAAGATCGCCGACATGTACACCCAGCTCAACGCCAGCCGCGCCTACCTGTACGCCGTGGCCCAGGCCTGCGACCGTGCCGAGACCACCCGCAAGGACGCCGCCGGGGTGATCCTGTACACCGCCGAGCGCGCCACGCAGATGGCCCTGGAGGCGATCCAGATTCTTGGCGGCAACGGCTACATCAATGAATTCCCGGCTGGCCGCCTGCTGCGCGACGCCAAGCTGTACGAGATCGGCGCCGGCACCAGCGAGATCCGCCGGATGCTGATCGGCCGCGAACTGTTCAACGAAACCCGCTGA